The Malus domestica chromosome 06, GDT2T_hap1 genome has a segment encoding these proteins:
- the LOC103410120 gene encoding histone deacetylase complex subunit SAP18-like: KPEIVLKLGLQQWRRETETKRWAGRGPRPKVHPEDNSLLLPRLIPGVRRPHSEPIDSKKTCPLLLRVFTKIGAHHSEVEFAVRGNEPKDEVQIYTWKDAKLRELTDLVKEIAPEASRRNARLSFAFVYPDKHGRVVVKQVGMTNSHGNGRQVDESKSLNDLNFQIGDYLDVAIL; the protein is encoded by the exons AAACCCGAAATCGTTCTCAAGCTAGGACTTCAACAATGGAGAAGAGAAACAGAGACGAAAAGATGGGCGGGCCGGGGCCCTAGACCCAAGGTCCACCCTGAAGACAACTCCCTCCTCCTCCCCCGCCTCATTCCAGGGGTCCGCCGCCCCCACTCCGAACCCATCGACAGCAAAAAG ACTTGCCCTCTGCTGCTTCGGGTTTTCACTAAG ATTGGGGCTCATCACAGTGAGGTAGAATTTGCGGTGAGAGGCAATGAACCAAAAGatgaggttcaaatttataCATGGAAAGATGCAAAACTTCGTGAGCTAACTGATCTT GTCAAAGAGATTGCTCCAGAGGCTAGTAGAAGAAATGCTAGACTGTCTTTTGCGTTTGTATACCCTGACAAGCACGGTCGCGTTGTGGTGAAACAG GTTGGGATGACGAATTCTCATGGAAACGGGAGACAAGTGGATGAAAGCAAGTCACTGAATGATCTTAACTTTCAG ATAGGAGATTATTTGGACGTGGCTATCCTATAG